ACTACGATGGTGCTTCGTCGGGCTAGGGCTATGGCTGCCCGTGTTGGTGCTGCTCAATCCCTTCATGCCGACCCTGCTCGCGTTGGTGGGCACGGTGAGCGCTATCGCCGCGCTGGTTTGGACGGCGCATAGGCTTCCGGTGCAGGTCCTGCCGCCGCAAACGGGTCGGAACGTGGCTCCGGTGTGGTACGGTGTGGTCGCCGCGCTCAACACGACCGCTGTTTTCGTGCTGGTTTTCATACTGCCGGAAGCCGATCCGGCCTGGCTGCCTGCGTGGCAGGTGTCGCTGGGTATCGTCGTCGCGTTCGATCTGCTTGCGTTCGCATTGATCCTGCGGTGGTCCGGCAACGGCGCGGCGTGGGACGACCGGCACAAGCTGGCGCTGATCGCCGGATTCTCCGCCTTTTACCTCGTTGTAGGCGCATCCAAAGGCGTTGGCGGCTGGGTGGTTCTGGCTGCCGCGATTTGGGGCTTCCGCCGGGTATGGCAGCGCCTGAAGACTGCGCGATCTGGCTCGGAGTTGGCACACGGGATGCAACCCGTGTCGTGAGAAAAGTCCCGTTTCCAGGCGCGACCAGTTGCGCTAACATGGACGCTTGAGTGGTGTCAACTGGTGGATCGAGAGGGCTGCTTGGAAACGATTCGCAAACTACTGGTCAGGCCGGAATTCACGATGGGGCTGCCGACCGTGATCCCCGCGCTGCGCTACCGGATGGGGCTGTTCGTGCGCAACCGCCGCTTCAAGCGCCGACCGCCGCACGGCGAGTTCCAGGCGTTGGGGCGTGTGCTGACCGTCAAGCGGCAACCGGGCGGCGCGTGGCTGCACGCCCAGCAGGGCCACATCGAGATCCGCTTTTGGGCGTCGGGCATCGTGCGTCTGCGCGCCAGCCAGGACGGGGTCGCGGAGCTGCCGCTGTCGTACGCGGTGGTCGAGCCGGACGAGACGCCAGCGGAAGTCACCTACGAGGACACGCCCCAGGCGCTGACTATTCGCACCGATCAGCTCACGTGCGAGGTGGACAAAGCGGCCTGTACGCTGGTGATCAAGACACGCGACGGACGCTTAATCGTGGAGGATACGACGGGCTTCCGGCTGCGCGGGGAGCAGGTGATGTGGTCGAGCCGCCTGCCAGACGGTGACGGCTGTTACGGCCTGGGCGAGCGTGCCAGTGGCGTGAACCTGCGCGGACGCCGCTACGGCTTCTGGAACTCCGACCTCGTGCGCTACCGCTACGGCAGCGATCCGCTCTATCTCAGCATCCCGTTTTTGTTGGGGCTGCGGCCCGATCTGGCGTACGGCGTGCTGTGGGACAACCCCTCGCGCGGTTGGGTCGATCTGGGCGAGGCCACACCCGGCGAAAAGACGTTCTTCGCGGAGAGCGGTGAGGCGTGCGTGTACCTGATGGCCGGGCACGATCCGCAAGCAGTGCTCTCGGCCTACACGGCGCTGACAGGGCACATGCCGCTGCCGCCGCTGTGGGCGCTCGGCTTTCACCAGTCGCGCTGGGGCTACGACGAGGAAGCCACCTTCCGCACGCTGGCCCACCAGTTCCGCCAGCGTCGCCTGCCGTGCGACGCGCTGTACTTCGACATCGACTATATGGACGGCTACCGCGTCTTCACCTGGAACCGCGAGCGCTTCCCGCAGATGCCTGCGCTGCTCAAGGATCTGCGCGCGCAGGGCTTCAAGCCGGTCGCCATCATCGATCCCGGCATCAAGATCGACCGCAAGTATGACGTCTACCTCGACGGCGTGCAGCGCGACGTGTTTCTGAAGTACCCGGACGGCACGCGCGTCGCTGCGCCGGTCTGGCCGGGACGCTGCCACTTCCCCGATTTCAGCCGCCCGCATGCCCGCGCGTGGTGGGCGGAGCAGGTCGGTAAGCTGGTGCAGGCCGGGTTCGCCGGGCTGTGGAACGACATGAACGAACCGGCCCTGATCAACCTCAGCAGCGACAAATCGCTTCCGCCCTACGTCATGCATGAGTGGGAAGAACACCCGCGTAGCCATCTGGCAGGCGGACACAACACGTACGGGATGCTCATGGCGCGCTCGACCTACGAGGGCCTGCGCCAGCACCGCCCCGACGCGCGTCCATTTGTGATGACGCGCGCTGCTTACGCCGGGGCGCAGCGATACACGTCGAGCTGGACCGGCGACAACACCGCGACGTGGGAGCACCTGCGGCTGAGCATCAGCATGGCGCTCAACATGGGTCTGAGCGGGCTGCCGTTCACCGGGCCGGACACGGGCGGCTTCCACGACGAGCCGAGCCAGGAGCTGTTCGCGCGCTGGATGCAGGTCAGCAGCCTGCTGCCGTACTTCCGAGTGCACACCATCGCCGGGTCGCGAGACCAGGAGCCTTGGAGTTTTGGCGAACAGGTCGAGTCGATTTCGCGCTGCGCACTGGAGCGCCGCTACCGGCTGCTGCCCATGCTGTATACCGCCTTCGCCCAGAATGCCCAGCACGGCACGCCGATCATCCGGCCCTTATTCTGGCTGGAACCGCGTAACAAGGCGCTCTACGACGTGGACGACGCGTTCATGGTCGGCGATGCACTGCTGGCGGCTCCTGTGCTGGACGAAGGCGCGACGCGGCGCGAGGTGACGCTGCCCGCCGGGACGTGGTACGCGTTCGAGTCGGGCGAGATGCAGCGCGGCGGCGGACGCATTACGGCGGATGCACCGCTCGATACGCTGCCGCTGTTCGCGCGCGCCGGATCGGTGATCCCGCTGTGGCCCGTTATGCAGTATGTCGGCGAGCTGCCGGTCGAGGAACTGCTGCTGCGCGTGTTCGCCGGGACGGGCGAGTCCGTGCTGTACGAGGATGCAGGCGAAGGTATGGCTTACCGCGATGGCGAGACGCGGTGGTCTACGTTCACCACCAGCTTCCGACCGTCCGGCGAATTCGTGATCGAGTGGCACCGGTCCGGTGCGTACCAGCCGTCCTACGAGCGCGTGCGGGTCGAGGTGGTGGGCATTTCCGGCGAGCCGGAACGTGTGGAACTGGACGGTGGCATGGCCCCGGTGTGGTATTTCAACGAGGGCGTGGTCGAGTTCGTGGCGGGTCCGTTCGAACGAGCGCGCATCATCGGGCGCGAGGCACTCACACCGTTCCTGGACGAAACGCGCTTGCATCCGCCGCACTAGCGCAGCCGTTAGCGGTTAGCAAAAACAGCGTTTACGTGGGGGTATGCGTAGGGGCGTATAGCCATACGCCCGATGGAAAGCCACAGAAAAGGCTGGGCGGATCTGTGACACGCCCAGTTTTATCTGTGGCTTTGTTCCCCTTCCCTCCGCTTGCGTGGGGGAAAGGGCCAGGGGATGGGGGGCGACGCCCCGCTACGAATCCCCGTGCGACGACGCTGGTAACCCCGCTGTGCGCAGAATCTCCTCGACCTCCCATGGCGCAGGGTCCCAGGTGTGCTGCTTCAAATCGAGCCGGTCCTTGTCATCGAAGACGATGCCTTCGGCCTCCAACCGCCGCCGCTGTTCCGCCGCCGCGACGGGCGATCCCTTGATGCTCACGCGGCCCTGCGCGTTGACCACGCGGTGCCACGGCACGTCTCGCTGGCTGGCGGGCAGGCTGCTCATCGCCCAGCCGACCTCACGCGCGCCGTTGGACACGCCGAGCAGCTCCGCCACCCGGCCATAATTCAGCACTTTGCCCGGCGGAATAGCGCGCACCAAGGCGTAAATCCGCGTGTTGAATGCGGGCGGGGGTGTCATCGTGCAACCTCCTGGAGCTGGCTTTCGGGCAGCGCTGCCAGCGCGGCCTCGGCCTCAGACAAATAGGGATTCTCGACTAACATCATATGATACACCTCGCGCGCGGCATCGATCTGTCCGTGCGAGCGGTAGAAGCGCGCTAGCGCCAGGCCGCCGTCGTAGGCGCGGAAGCTGATCCGCAGCGCGCCAAGCTGCGGAAGTGTGCGGAACCCGGCGGGCCGCGCGTAAACCGTGCTGGCGAAGGACTGCGGCACGGGGCGCAGCGCGATGCTGTCCAGCAGGTACGCCTCGATCTCGTCTGCCTCCGCGCCGCGCCGCGCCTGGATCCGCGCCAGGACGAAGTTGCCCGGCGCGCCGCCGAAGTGGTCCACGAACAGCGCCTCACGCGCATCGCCTTCGGCCCCGTCGTAGTCGCCGTGCGCCAGCTCGATCTCGGCCCGTTCCAGCGCGGCCCGCTCGTCCGCCGGGTGCAGTGCCGTCGCGCGTGTCAGGTGGTCCATCGCCGTCTTGTCGTCGCCCACGACGCGGTGCTCGTACAGGCCCAGCGCCAACTCCGCGAACCAGCCGCCCTGCTCGACTTCCGCTGCCAGCCGGTCCGCCTCACGCTCGGCGTCGCCCAGCACGGCGACGTACAACCGCTCGTCGGCGGGGATCGTCTCGTTGGCCAGGAAGGCATACAGGCCGCTGAGCGAGATCTTGGGCATCTCGGCAGCCAGATCGTTGTCTTCGTCCAGCGCGCGCGTATAGTCGCCTAGCTCGAGCCAGTATAGCGCGGTGTTCGGCTGGATCGCCGCCGCCTGCTGCATGGCCCGCCGCGCCGCCGTGAAGTCGCCGCGCTGCACGTAGAGTGCCGAGAGGTTCGCCCAGCCCAGGTCGAAGGTCGGCATGGCGGCCAGCGTCGCCTCGTGCGCCGCGATGGCACGATCCAGGTAGAGGTCAGGTTGCTCGCTCGCCAGCAGGCCGAGCACGTAAGCGTTGTGCAGGTCGTACAGCGACAGGGATGGGTCCCACGCCTGCGCTTTTTCCGCCTGATCGAGCGCCGCGTCCAGGTTGCCGTGGTCGATGCTGCGCAGGCTGAGCGCCATCCAGCCCTGGGCTACATCCAGAGTGATGATCCAGAAGCCGAAGACGCCGATCGTTGCCAGCGCGCCCCACGCCAGCCGCCGGGACGCGCGGATCGGGCGCGGCGCGGGCCGGGGATCGGCAGCAGCGTAAGCAGTGACGATCAGCAGCGGCAGCACCGACGAGGTGAGCGGGAACACGTCCACGAGGCTGTGCACGCTGTAGGCCAGCAGCGCCGCGATCCCGCCTTCCAGCCAGAGCTGGCGCTCCCGCCCGGCGATCTGCCACGCCTGCATCCACTGCCCGCCGAAGCGCACCAGCAGCCAGCCGACGATCAGCAGGCCGGGGATGCCCATTTCCGCCAGAATGTTCAGCGGCAGGTCGTGCGCGGACATCAGCCGGTCCTGGGCTGTGGCCGGGTCGCGGTACTCACGCAGAGCGAGGCCGAATACACCGGGTCCCACGCCTGTCACGGGATGCTCGACGATCATGTCCAGCGTGCTGCGCCAGGTGGTGATGCGGCCCATGTCGCTGTCGGCGCGTGAGGCGCGCGCCGTCCACACGACGAACAGCAGGCCTGCACCCAGCACGGCGATCAGCAGGCTGCCCAGCACCAGCCGGGGCTGGAACAGCGTCGGCATGCGCCCAGATCCCTGCTGCCAGCGCAGCATCGCGAACACGAACAGCGTGCCCGTCGCCACCAGCGCGCCCAGCAGCCCGCCGCGCGAGAAGGTCATGATCTCCACGCCCAGTAGGGTCACGCACAGCGCGATCAGCGCCGCGCGCACTGGCCAGCGCCGGACGACGATCACCCCGGCCAGCGCCAGCGGGATCAGCATGGCGACGTAGTTGCCCTCGATGGTCGAGACGTTGAGCGCTGCCGTCAGCGGGGACCACTTAGGCGGGATCGGGTCGCTCAGGCCGTGCACGCTGAGCCAGCTCCCGTACCAGCGCGCCAGCTCGATCGCGCTCAGCGCGACCAGGAGGGCCGCCACCGCCAGCAGCGCGGCCTTGAGGTGATCCGCCCACCCGCGCCGGATGAGGTCCACCAGCAGGTAAAAGGCGAGAATGTGCGCCAGCAGGGGCCAGATCATTTCCAGGCTGATACGGCGATCCTGTGCGAGCAGGGCCGTGATCACCAGCCACGCCGCCAGCACGGCCAGCGGTGCGTCCAGCGCCGTGCGGGGGAACGCACGCCGGGTGCGCAGTATGTCCACCAGCCAGACCGCGCTCGGCCCGACGATAGCCAGCAACCGCACGACGTCGGGCACCGTGCCGGTGTGCGCGTAAGCCGTCCCACCCAGAAACGTGATGTACAGGATGACGGCGATCGCCATCATACGCTGCCGCGACATGGGGTTATCTTCCTTGCAGCGAGAGCATCTTGCCCGCCGTGCGCAGCAAGATCAGCACGTCGAGGGCAAGCGACTGGTGGCGAATGTAGTACAGGTCATATTGCAGCTTAACCAGTGCGTCGTCTTCGGAGCTGGCGTAGCCATAGCGTACCTGTGCCCAGCCGGTGATGCCCGGCCTGACCGTGTGGCGCGTGCGGTAAAAGGGGATCGTGCGGCTGAGGTCCGCGATGAATTCCGGGCGCTCCGGACGCGGCCCGATCAGGCTCATTTCGCCGCGCAGCACGTTGACCAACTGCGGCACCTCGTCCAGGCGGGTTTTGCGCAGGAACTTGCCGGTGCGCGTGATGCGCGGATCGCCGTCGCTGGCCCACTGCGGCCCGGTGTCGCGCTCGGCGTCCGGGATCATCGAGCGCAGCTTGAGCACGCGGAAGATCTTGCCTCCTTGCCCGACGCGCGGCTGCGCGAAGAACAGCGGTCCCGGCGAATCCAGGGACATCGCCAGCGCGATGAACGGCAGTAGCACGATGAACAGCGCCAGCCCGATCACGGCCAGCGTCAGATCCCCGAGGCGCTTGACGGTGGGGTAGGGGTCGAAGATCGAGGTGCCTTCGACGGGCAGGATCGAGGTCCAGTGATTCGGCCCGATGTGCTCGATCGGCACGCGCCCGGTTACCTGCTCGTACAGCAGTGGCATTGGCACGATGCTCAGCCCGGCCTCGTAACAGTCCATCAGCGCCTGGAACATCTCGTCGGACAGGTCCTGCCCGTTGTTCGCCAGGATGACCTCGGAGACGCCGTGCGCCTGCGCAATCGCCAGCAGGCTCGCCCCGCTGCCCAGCACCGGGAGCGGGTGGCCCCGGCTGGATCCTTCTTTGTCGCGGATCAGCCCAACGACGCGGTAGTCGTCCGGCGCTTCTTCGCGCAGCGTCGCGTTGATCGTGTGCGCGGTGTGCCCGGTGCCGACGATCAGCGCGCGGCGCGGTGTGGCCGTCCATCCGATCAGGAAGGGCCGCCACAGCCGCCACGCCAGGATGAACGCGAACGACAGCAGGCCGTAATAGAGGATGAACAGGCGGGGCAGCGCCGTGCGCGGCGATAGGAAGAAAATCACCAGATATACGACCAGCACCTGCAGCTCGACCTGCACCAGCCGCATCATGCTCTGGTCCAGACGTGACGAAATGCGCAGGTTGTAAAAGTCGTTGGCGCTCGCCAGCAGCCACCACAGCCCGGCCAGGATCGGGAACCAGTAGCTGTG
This sequence is a window from Aggregatilinea lenta. Protein-coding genes within it:
- a CDS encoding glycoside hydrolase family 31 protein → METIRKLLVRPEFTMGLPTVIPALRYRMGLFVRNRRFKRRPPHGEFQALGRVLTVKRQPGGAWLHAQQGHIEIRFWASGIVRLRASQDGVAELPLSYAVVEPDETPAEVTYEDTPQALTIRTDQLTCEVDKAACTLVIKTRDGRLIVEDTTGFRLRGEQVMWSSRLPDGDGCYGLGERASGVNLRGRRYGFWNSDLVRYRYGSDPLYLSIPFLLGLRPDLAYGVLWDNPSRGWVDLGEATPGEKTFFAESGEACVYLMAGHDPQAVLSAYTALTGHMPLPPLWALGFHQSRWGYDEEATFRTLAHQFRQRRLPCDALYFDIDYMDGYRVFTWNRERFPQMPALLKDLRAQGFKPVAIIDPGIKIDRKYDVYLDGVQRDVFLKYPDGTRVAAPVWPGRCHFPDFSRPHARAWWAEQVGKLVQAGFAGLWNDMNEPALINLSSDKSLPPYVMHEWEEHPRSHLAGGHNTYGMLMARSTYEGLRQHRPDARPFVMTRAAYAGAQRYTSSWTGDNTATWEHLRLSISMALNMGLSGLPFTGPDTGGFHDEPSQELFARWMQVSSLLPYFRVHTIAGSRDQEPWSFGEQVESISRCALERRYRLLPMLYTAFAQNAQHGTPIIRPLFWLEPRNKALYDVDDAFMVGDALLAAPVLDEGATRREVTLPAGTWYAFESGEMQRGGGRITADAPLDTLPLFARAGSVIPLWPVMQYVGELPVEELLLRVFAGTGESVLYEDAGEGMAYRDGETRWSTFTTSFRPSGEFVIEWHRSGAYQPSYERVRVEVVGISGEPERVELDGGMAPVWYFNEGVVEFVAGPFERARIIGREALTPFLDETRLHPPH
- a CDS encoding MGMT family protein, with product MTPPPAFNTRIYALVRAIPPGKVLNYGRVAELLGVSNGAREVGWAMSSLPASQRDVPWHRVVNAQGRVSIKGSPVAAAEQRRRLEAEGIVFDDKDRLDLKQHTWDPAPWEVEEILRTAGLPASSHGDS
- a CDS encoding O-antigen ligase family protein, which translates into the protein MSRQRMMAIAVILYITFLGGTAYAHTGTVPDVVRLLAIVGPSAVWLVDILRTRRAFPRTALDAPLAVLAAWLVITALLAQDRRISLEMIWPLLAHILAFYLLVDLIRRGWADHLKAALLAVAALLVALSAIELARWYGSWLSVHGLSDPIPPKWSPLTAALNVSTIEGNYVAMLIPLALAGVIVVRRWPVRAALIALCVTLLGVEIMTFSRGGLLGALVATGTLFVFAMLRWQQGSGRMPTLFQPRLVLGSLLIAVLGAGLLFVVWTARASRADSDMGRITTWRSTLDMIVEHPVTGVGPGVFGLALREYRDPATAQDRLMSAHDLPLNILAEMGIPGLLIVGWLLVRFGGQWMQAWQIAGRERQLWLEGGIAALLAYSVHSLVDVFPLTSSVLPLLIVTAYAAADPRPAPRPIRASRRLAWGALATIGVFGFWIITLDVAQGWMALSLRSIDHGNLDAALDQAEKAQAWDPSLSLYDLHNAYVLGLLASEQPDLYLDRAIAAHEATLAAMPTFDLGWANLSALYVQRGDFTAARRAMQQAAAIQPNTALYWLELGDYTRALDEDNDLAAEMPKISLSGLYAFLANETIPADERLYVAVLGDAEREADRLAAEVEQGGWFAELALGLYEHRVVGDDKTAMDHLTRATALHPADERAALERAEIELAHGDYDGAEGDAREALFVDHFGGAPGNFVLARIQARRGAEADEIEAYLLDSIALRPVPQSFASTVYARPAGFRTLPQLGALRISFRAYDGGLALARFYRSHGQIDAAREVYHMMLVENPYLSEAEAALAALPESQLQEVAR
- a CDS encoding sugar transferase, with amino-acid sequence MGQRFLDGGAADSARRSKGGASMTLPPPAVRTHRLQLQISERRVLLMLGDTLAILLAVLLSLVIWLIMDGRHLGVSFLAAHSYWFPILAGLWWLLASANDFYNLRISSRLDQSMMRLVQVELQVLVVYLVIFFLSPRTALPRLFILYYGLLSFAFILAWRLWRPFLIGWTATPRRALIVGTGHTAHTINATLREEAPDDYRVVGLIRDKEGSSRGHPLPVLGSGASLLAIAQAHGVSEVILANNGQDLSDEMFQALMDCYEAGLSIVPMPLLYEQVTGRVPIEHIGPNHWTSILPVEGTSIFDPYPTVKRLGDLTLAVIGLALFIVLLPFIALAMSLDSPGPLFFAQPRVGQGGKIFRVLKLRSMIPDAERDTGPQWASDGDPRITRTGKFLRKTRLDEVPQLVNVLRGEMSLIGPRPERPEFIADLSRTIPFYRTRHTVRPGITGWAQVRYGYASSEDDALVKLQYDLYYIRHQSLALDVLILLRTAGKMLSLQGR